CATCATAATGAAGAATAATCCCAGCACTCCAATGATATAAACCCAGAAAAAAGCTGATAATGAGACCCCTATGGCCTCTTTTGAAGCAGAAAAATCGTTAACTAAAAAAAATGCAATTATTAGCACCAAAGTCGCTACTGTCATTACCACCAAGCGCAATAGATAAAAGAAGTGAGCAAACTCAAGCTTTCCCAGATCAAATAAATAGGCAAATACTCGAATCCCGACAAACTTGATCATAGTCAGAAGAAAAAACCCAAAAGTCCCAATTAACCAAAGACTAATCAAAGAATTATAATCTACTCCAAACCAGACTTCTAACCATTCGATTCTATAAAAAACAAGCCCTATCACACCCACCAAAGCAGCCATCAAATTGACCATCAGGATATAAAACAACACATCCATCGAAAAGAACTTTTGAAGACTCCCTGTATCCGAGAAATCCTCTGCAGTAATAAGAGAATCCGGTCTAATCATGGATGCAAATAAATAGGGGTAGGCAACTTTATAAAATGCCATAATCAGCAGGATAACAAACACCGCAACAAAATAAAAATCACGCAAATCTTGCCTGTTGAACTCCCTTTGCTGCATTACTAATTCCCCTTCTGACTTACCTAAACTTTTTTCGGCCTTTGGTTTCAAAACTTTCTTGACGGATGCGTCCCCCAAAGAAATCCCCTTTTTAAACACAGTCAACTCTATTTCATCTGTACCAAACTCTTTAGACAAATCCATGATACTCCTAGAAAAAGTCGTATCTGCCTGGGAATAAACCCAAAGTTTCTCTCCAATGAAAACCACAGATTTCTCAGGAAACTCAAATGCAATATTGGCTAAAGGAAAAGTCTTTAAATCCAGAGGCAAAACCAACCGATCATTTGGGCTTACCCAGGATTCATCCTTTCCTGTCTCCCAATCATTGGTATAATCCTGCAAAACCTGCGAGCT
Above is a window of Algoriphagus machipongonensis DNA encoding:
- a CDS encoding DUF4271 domain-containing protein; the protein is MNQRFFFNFLFLLALVSFGHKASSQVLQDYTNDWETGKDESWVSPNDRLVLPLDLKTFPLANIAFEFPEKSVVFIGEKLWVYSQADTTFSRSIMDLSKEFGTDEIELTVFKKGISLGDASVKKVLKPKAEKSLGKSEGELVMQQREFNRQDLRDFYFVAVFVILLIMAFYKVAYPYLFASMIRPDSLITAEDFSDTGSLQKFFSMDVLFYILMVNLMAALVGVIGLVFYRIEWLEVWFGVDYNSLISLWLIGTFGFFLLTMIKFVGIRVFAYLFDLGKLEFAHFFYLLRLVVMTVATLVLIIAFFLVNDFSASKEAIGVSLSAFFWVYIIGVLGLFFIMMNRLSFKKYHLFTYLCIAELVPFLIIAKWIMILGQ